A region from the Mucilaginibacter sp. CSA2-8R genome encodes:
- a CDS encoding dicarboxylate/amino acid:cation symporter has protein sequence MKQSKLTLFIFIALVAGVITGYLYNVYVINQYNSEITAADAKVKTIDTRLVQLTDTTVTEYAGLKKERIAVVKARKESDTTREDKLVGFSILSDIFLRLIKMIVAPLVFTTLVVGVAKVGDVKAVGRIGGKTMVWFLSATLVSLLLGMVLVNFFKPGESMHIPLPDSHLSSGIQKAALSLRDFITHVFPKSFFEAMANNEILQIVVFALFFGIATAAIGEKGEIVVKAMDAFAHVILKVTSYVMLAAPLAVFGAITAVVARQGLGILSTYAIFIGEFYFSLIVLWLVIILAGFFVLRTRVFNLVNRIKDAMLIAFSTSTSEAAYPRILMELERFGCNNKIVSFVLPLGYSFNLDGSMMYMTFASLFLAQSYGIHLAFGQQLSMLLVLMLTSKGIAGVPRASLVVIAGTIAMFNIPEAGLALLIGIDPLLDMGRSATNVLGNAMATAVVSKWEGELKGNESGLY, from the coding sequence ATGAAACAAAGTAAACTTACCCTTTTTATTTTTATTGCACTGGTGGCCGGCGTTATTACTGGTTACCTGTACAACGTTTACGTCATAAACCAATATAACAGCGAAATTACCGCTGCCGATGCCAAAGTTAAAACTATTGACACACGCCTGGTGCAGTTAACCGATACTACGGTTACTGAGTATGCCGGTTTGAAAAAAGAACGTATTGCCGTAGTAAAGGCCCGTAAAGAAAGTGACACCACCCGCGAAGATAAACTGGTAGGTTTTAGCATACTAAGTGATATATTTTTACGCCTTATTAAAATGATTGTGGCCCCGCTGGTGTTTACTACGCTGGTGGTAGGCGTGGCTAAGGTGGGCGATGTAAAGGCGGTTGGCCGCATTGGCGGCAAAACTATGGTGTGGTTTTTAAGTGCCACGCTGGTTTCGTTATTATTGGGTATGGTGCTGGTTAATTTTTTTAAACCAGGCGAATCGATGCATATACCATTGCCAGATAGTCATTTAAGTAGTGGTATACAAAAAGCTGCTTTATCCCTGCGTGATTTTATTACACACGTGTTTCCGAAAAGCTTTTTTGAGGCCATGGCTAACAATGAGATTTTACAGATTGTAGTGTTTGCCTTGTTTTTTGGTATAGCCACCGCTGCCATAGGCGAAAAAGGTGAAATTGTAGTAAAGGCCATGGATGCCTTTGCACACGTTATTTTAAAGGTTACCAGCTACGTAATGCTGGCTGCGCCTTTAGCGGTGTTTGGTGCTATTACCGCTGTAGTAGCGCGGCAGGGCTTGGGTATTCTGTCTACCTATGCCATCTTTATAGGCGAGTTTTATTTTTCGTTGATTGTACTTTGGCTGGTTATAATACTAGCTGGTTTCTTTGTTTTGCGTACCCGGGTGTTTAACCTGGTTAACCGTATTAAAGATGCCATGCTAATTGCCTTTAGTACATCAACCAGCGAGGCGGCCTATCCGCGCATACTGATGGAGTTGGAGCGCTTTGGCTGTAACAACAAGATTGTAAGCTTTGTACTGCCCTTGGGTTATTCTTTTAACCTGGACGGCTCTATGATGTACATGACCTTCGCATCACTGTTTTTGGCTCAGTCATACGGTATCCACTTAGCTTTTGGTCAGCAGTTATCTATGCTGCTGGTACTTATGCTAACCAGTAAGGGCATTGCTGGTGTACCGCGTGCCTCATTAGTAGTTATTGCCGGAACCATTGCCATGTTTAACATCCCCGAAGCAGGTTTAGCGCTGTTAATTGGTATTGACCCATTACTGGATATGGGCCGCTCGGCTACCAACGTGTTAGGTAATGCTATGGCTACTGCTGTGGTAAGCAAGTGGGAAGGAGAGCTGAAAGGCAATGAAAGTGGTTTGTATTAA
- a CDS encoding RNA polymerase sigma factor, which translates to MADKDAAFRQIFESNSKKIFRLCYGYTGDEDAAHDLLQETFVKVWQNLNKFRNTAMISTWIYRIAVNTCLTYLRSEKRQAKEELTPYLAETRKEELSEKNEQVALLYKCIAKLEESERIIITMVLDEVPYPEIAEISGISEGNLRVKIYRIKQKLTDLYNHYERL; encoded by the coding sequence GTGGCTGATAAAGATGCTGCCTTCAGGCAGATATTTGAATCGAACTCAAAAAAAATTTTCCGCCTTTGTTACGGTTACACCGGAGACGAAGACGCGGCCCACGACCTGCTCCAGGAAACCTTTGTGAAGGTTTGGCAAAACCTGAACAAGTTTCGTAATACGGCCATGATTTCGACCTGGATATACCGTATTGCAGTAAATACCTGTTTAACCTATTTGCGGTCGGAAAAGCGACAGGCCAAAGAAGAACTGACGCCCTACCTGGCCGAAACCCGTAAAGAAGAACTATCAGAAAAAAACGAACAAGTAGCCTTGCTATATAAGTGTATAGCCAAGCTCGAAGAATCAGAAAGGATTATTATTACCATGGTGCTTGATGAAGTGCCTTATCCGGAGATTGCCGAAATTTCGGGTATCTCCGAAGGAAATCTACGTGTAAAGATTTATCGTATAAAACAGAAGCTAACCGATTTATATAATCATTATGAAAGACTTTGA
- a CDS encoding GNAT family N-acetyltransferase yields MTPAINMVKVTEADIAMLSTISRETFFAAFYYLNNADDMEAYAASSFSHQKLSAELRAPGAEFYFAMLDGEVAGFIKINTGEAQNEYKQDNSLEIERLYVLAKHQNKKLGRQMLNFAFDKAADKKVDFIWLGVWEHNLRAIKLYESLGFTHCGSHDFMLGTDRQTDLLLKRAI; encoded by the coding sequence ATGACACCAGCTATTAATATGGTAAAAGTAACCGAGGCTGATATAGCAATGCTAAGCACGATCAGCCGCGAAACATTTTTTGCAGCTTTTTATTATTTAAATAACGCTGATGATATGGAGGCTTATGCTGCGTCATCTTTCAGCCATCAAAAGCTATCAGCAGAACTGCGAGCGCCCGGCGCCGAATTTTACTTTGCGATGCTGGATGGTGAAGTGGCCGGCTTTATAAAAATAAACACCGGCGAAGCGCAAAATGAGTATAAGCAAGATAACAGCCTGGAGATTGAACGGCTGTATGTACTGGCTAAACATCAAAACAAAAAACTGGGCAGGCAAATGCTAAACTTTGCATTTGATAAAGCTGCAGATAAAAAAGTTGACTTTATATGGCTGGGCGTTTGGGAGCACAACCTGCGGGCCATTAAACTTTATGAGAGCCTTGGCTTTACCCACTGCGGCAGCCACGATTTTATGTTGGGCACCGACCGGCAAACAGACCTGCTGCTAAAAAGAGCCATATAA
- the fabF gene encoding beta-ketoacyl-ACP synthase II produces MKRVVITGMGVVSSLGNDLNTFWDNIKNGRSGARPISRFNAEKFKTQFAAQMPDDFSVLQYLDRNEIKRNDLYTQYALIAADQAIKESGFDIAGMSPYDVGVIFGSAQGGMQTFEEQVEEYAAKGEPHFNPFFIPKTLVNMAAGLISIKYGLMGVNFTTVTACASANSAMMDALNYIRWGKAKIIITGGADAPITPASMGGYNALKALSTRNSDPQAASRPFDVERDGFMMGEGAGVLVLEEYEHAVQRGATIYAEVAGAAMTGDAYHITATHPEGKGAIKAMELALQDAGLNHHEVDYLNAHATSTPVGDISEAKAIYAAFGDSKRLSVSATKSMTGHLLGAAGAIEAIISVKAVMNGVVPPTINTRQLDPQIPEGLNIITGQAQEKPVDVALSNTFGFGGHNAVVVFKKV; encoded by the coding sequence ATGAAGAGAGTTGTTATTACCGGCATGGGCGTAGTCTCATCGTTGGGAAATGATTTAAATACCTTTTGGGACAATATTAAAAATGGCAGGAGCGGGGCAAGACCCATCAGCCGTTTTAATGCAGAAAAGTTTAAAACGCAATTCGCAGCGCAAATGCCCGACGATTTTAGCGTTTTGCAATACCTGGACCGTAACGAAATTAAGCGCAATGACCTATATACCCAGTATGCACTCATTGCGGCCGACCAAGCCATTAAAGAATCAGGTTTTGATATCGCTGGCATGTCGCCTTATGATGTGGGCGTAATATTTGGCTCGGCGCAGGGCGGTATGCAAACCTTTGAGGAGCAGGTAGAAGAGTACGCTGCCAAAGGCGAACCGCATTTTAACCCGTTTTTTATCCCTAAAACGCTGGTAAACATGGCCGCCGGATTAATTTCTATCAAATACGGTTTGATGGGGGTAAACTTTACCACGGTTACAGCCTGTGCCAGTGCTAACAGCGCTATGATGGATGCCCTGAATTACATCCGTTGGGGCAAAGCCAAAATTATTATTACCGGTGGTGCCGATGCGCCTATCACACCAGCTTCCATGGGTGGTTACAATGCGCTCAAAGCACTATCTACCCGTAACAGCGACCCGCAGGCGGCTTCACGCCCGTTTGATGTGGAGCGCGACGGTTTTATGATGGGCGAAGGTGCCGGTGTGTTGGTGCTGGAAGAATATGAGCATGCCGTACAACGCGGCGCTACCATTTATGCCGAAGTTGCCGGAGCCGCCATGACCGGTGATGCCTACCATATTACGGCTACCCATCCCGAAGGCAAAGGGGCCATAAAAGCCATGGAACTGGCCTTGCAGGATGCAGGCTTAAACCACCATGAAGTTGATTATCTGAACGCCCATGCCACGTCAACCCCGGTGGGCGACATCAGCGAAGCTAAAGCCATTTACGCGGCTTTTGGTGATAGTAAACGTTTATCGGTAAGCGCAACCAAATCCATGACGGGCCATTTACTGGGCGCGGCAGGTGCCATCGAGGCTATCATCTCGGTAAAAGCGGTGATGAACGGTGTTGTGCCGCCTACCATCAATACCCGCCAACTTGATCCGCAAATTCCTGAGGGACTAAACATTATAACCGGACAAGCACAGGAAAAGCCTGTTGATGTAGCTTTGAGCAATACATTCGGCTTTGGTGGTCACAACGCGGTGGTGGTGTTTAAAAAAGTTTAA
- a CDS encoding Smr/MutS family protein, translating into MKYKLGDFVRFVEEKREGYVTRIFDEEMIGVTGDDDFEIPVLASKVTTVHGHHSSAQTGAGQATAMPVVDASAFKSNGVYLGVLSDARAASVVHFNVINDTSYQLLITLTTEKQQFKGEYAGIINPGSAAAIYSAQLADLQLWPKFNIQVLFFTAQDIKPQPPLTFSEKFKAKDFADAKKPLPVIKQQGWLIRLDQPEVVINAEKLKESFFKPAAEKQQVDKPQKEVDLHIEKLRDDYQFINSAEILRLQLDHFKKALDAAIVHQLPEITFIHGAGNGILKHELHKQLSKHHKVQTFMDARKEKFGYGATKVILK; encoded by the coding sequence ATGAAATACAAGCTCGGCGATTTTGTTCGCTTTGTTGAAGAGAAGAGGGAAGGTTACGTTACCCGCATTTTCGATGAGGAGATGATAGGCGTAACCGGTGATGATGATTTTGAGATTCCGGTATTGGCCAGTAAGGTAACTACTGTACATGGCCATCATTCGTCGGCACAAACAGGTGCTGGGCAGGCTACCGCTATGCCGGTTGTTGATGCATCAGCTTTTAAAAGCAATGGTGTTTATTTGGGTGTGCTAAGTGATGCCCGGGCAGCATCGGTAGTGCATTTTAACGTAATTAATGATACTTCGTACCAGCTACTCATTACGCTGACTACCGAAAAACAACAATTTAAAGGAGAGTATGCCGGTATTATTAATCCGGGATCGGCAGCAGCTATTTACTCCGCTCAACTGGCTGATTTACAGTTATGGCCTAAATTTAACATTCAGGTTTTGTTTTTTACCGCACAGGATATAAAACCGCAGCCACCGCTAACTTTTAGCGAGAAATTTAAGGCTAAAGATTTTGCCGATGCCAAAAAACCGTTACCGGTAATTAAACAGCAGGGCTGGCTCATCCGGCTCGACCAACCCGAAGTGGTTATAAACGCCGAAAAGCTGAAAGAAAGCTTTTTTAAGCCTGCAGCCGAAAAGCAACAGGTAGATAAACCTCAAAAAGAAGTAGACCTGCATATTGAAAAACTGCGGGACGACTACCAGTTTATTAATAGTGCCGAAATTTTACGCCTACAGCTCGATCATTTTAAAAAGGCTCTGGATGCCGCCATTGTACACCAACTGCCCGAAATTACTTTTATACACGGTGCAGGTAACGGCATTTTAAAACACGAACTGCACAAGCAATTAAGCAAGCATCATAAAGTACAAACCTTTATGGATGCCCGTAAAGAAAAATTTGGTTACGGCGCCACTAAAGTAATTTTAAAGTAG
- a CDS encoding phosphatase PAP2-related protein — MNRSESVSFKKNWKAAWGSVSQRTLMLTGSAVVAVILSAMPFFFKHIELRPGIQIHDFVLSRIPAHNVSLFIFLIIWSMGLLTLVRAIQTPGVYVRYIWLYSLICLTRLLTITLVPLAPPAGWLELVDPLTGVFYGHSIITKDLFYSGHTSTLVAMYFCLPKKSDRILAVLATIIVGCLLLVQHIHYTIDVLAAPVFVYLLNQVVKSTIFINKGSNASK, encoded by the coding sequence GTGAACCGAAGCGAATCTGTATCTTTTAAAAAAAACTGGAAAGCCGCCTGGGGCTCTGTATCACAACGCACGCTGATGCTTACGGGTTCGGCTGTGGTTGCGGTCATCCTGTCGGCCATGCCATTTTTCTTTAAACACATTGAGTTAAGGCCGGGCATACAAATACACGATTTTGTATTGTCGCGCATCCCTGCGCACAACGTATCGTTGTTTATATTCTTAATTATATGGAGTATGGGTTTGCTTACGCTCGTTAGGGCTATTCAAACTCCTGGTGTGTATGTACGCTATATTTGGCTATACAGTTTAATATGCCTCACCCGTTTGTTAACTATTACCCTGGTTCCGCTGGCACCGCCTGCCGGTTGGCTCGAACTGGTTGACCCTTTAACCGGCGTATTTTACGGGCACTCAATCATCACTAAAGATTTGTTTTACTCGGGTCATACATCTACCCTGGTAGCTATGTATTTTTGTTTGCCTAAAAAGTCAGACCGGATATTGGCTGTACTGGCTACAATAATAGTGGGATGCCTTTTACTGGTACAACACATACATTACACTATTGACGTGCTGGCTGCACCGGTGTTTGTTTACCTGCTTAACCAGGTGGTTAAATCAACAATCTTTATCAACAAAGGCTCTAATGCTTCTAAATAA
- a CDS encoding class I SAM-dependent methyltransferase, translating to MKDNFSTRSDLYAKFRPTYPDGLFAFLLSQVLHRENAWDCGTGNGQVAGQLATYFKQVYGTDISQQQLDNAVQLPNITYSKQPAEQTNFTANSFDLIVVAQAIHWFKFNEFYAEVKRTLKPGGVLAVMGYGVISITPKVDAVVNKLYSNIIGPFWDTERRYIDENYQTIPFPFEELTFPQFTINQHWTVQHLIGYLETWSAVKHYQKQNGTNPVNLIKDELIEAWGKPMERQITFPVLLRVGKTTA from the coding sequence ATGAAAGATAATTTTTCGACCCGGTCTGATTTATATGCTAAGTTTAGACCGACTTATCCTGATGGGCTGTTTGCGTTCCTACTGTCGCAGGTTTTGCACCGGGAAAACGCCTGGGATTGCGGTACAGGCAACGGGCAGGTTGCCGGACAGTTAGCTACGTATTTTAAGCAGGTTTACGGCACCGACATTAGCCAGCAGCAACTGGATAACGCGGTACAACTGCCAAACATAACTTACTCCAAACAACCGGCCGAACAAACCAATTTTACCGCTAACAGCTTCGATTTAATTGTAGTGGCCCAAGCCATTCATTGGTTTAAGTTTAACGAGTTTTACGCCGAGGTTAAACGTACGCTGAAGCCTGGTGGTGTGCTGGCAGTAATGGGATACGGCGTAATTAGCATTACGCCAAAAGTTGATGCGGTAGTAAACAAATTATACAGTAACATTATCGGCCCTTTTTGGGATACAGAGCGCAGGTATATTGATGAAAATTATCAAACAATTCCTTTTCCGTTTGAGGAATTGACTTTTCCGCAATTCACAATTAATCAGCACTGGACAGTTCAGCATTTAATCGGGTATCTCGAAACATGGTCGGCCGTGAAGCATTACCAGAAACAGAACGGCACTAATCCGGTAAACCTGATTAAAGATGAACTAATAGAAGCCTGGGGTAAACCAATGGAACGGCAAATCACATTCCCGGTACTGCTTCGAGTAGGTAAAACCACTGCCTGA
- a CDS encoding malate:quinone oxidoreductase yields MTNTENTQKSATDVVLIGAGIMSATLGIMLKELQPDLTIEIFERLDVMAAESSDAMNNAGTGHSAFCELNYTPQLQDGSVDISKAIKIAEQFEVSKEFWSFLIESQIIKSPKSFIYPVPHMSFVWGESNVSYLKKRYEALVKHHFFKDMQYSDDAAKLKSWIPLVMEGRDPNEKVSANRMDLGTDVNFGALTNSLFNYLKQQPGVSLHLQHEVRDLTRAKDQNWGVRVKDLATGAKRKLNAKFVFVGAGGGALHLLQKSDIPESKGFGGFPVSGQWLVCHNPQVIDQHQAKVYGKASVGSPPMSVPHLDTRMINGKRALLFGPYAGFSTRFLKQGSLLDLFTSIKPSNIFPMMKAGIDNIPLTKYLISQVTQSEDDRLAALRDYFPNAKKEDWDLDIAGQRVQVIKKDPKRGGVLEFGTEVVTAADGSIAALLGASPGASTSVSIMIQLIERCFKAQAQTPEWKEKLKHMIPSYGQSLSKNTELAVQTRERTSKVLDLV; encoded by the coding sequence ATGACTAACACCGAAAATACTCAGAAATCTGCAACTGATGTGGTACTAATTGGCGCCGGCATTATGAGCGCCACATTGGGCATCATGCTAAAAGAACTGCAGCCCGATCTCACCATTGAAATATTTGAAAGGCTGGACGTAATGGCGGCCGAAAGCTCGGACGCGATGAACAACGCCGGTACGGGGCACTCTGCATTTTGCGAATTAAACTACACGCCGCAGTTGCAGGATGGCTCGGTAGATATTTCAAAAGCTATTAAGATTGCTGAGCAATTTGAGGTTTCAAAGGAGTTTTGGTCATTCTTGATTGAATCACAGATTATTAAATCGCCAAAATCCTTTATTTACCCGGTGCCACACATGAGTTTTGTTTGGGGCGAGAGCAACGTCTCTTACCTAAAGAAACGTTACGAGGCACTGGTAAAACACCACTTTTTTAAAGATATGCAGTACTCGGATGATGCTGCAAAATTAAAAAGCTGGATACCGCTGGTGATGGAAGGCCGCGACCCGAACGAAAAAGTATCGGCCAACCGTATGGATTTAGGTACCGACGTAAACTTTGGCGCCTTAACCAACAGCCTGTTTAACTATCTGAAACAGCAGCCTGGTGTTAGCCTGCACCTGCAGCACGAAGTGCGCGATTTAACACGCGCTAAAGACCAAAACTGGGGCGTACGTGTGAAAGACCTGGCCACTGGTGCCAAGCGGAAGCTTAATGCAAAGTTTGTGTTTGTTGGCGCCGGCGGCGGTGCACTGCACTTACTGCAAAAATCGGACATACCAGAAAGCAAAGGCTTTGGTGGTTTCCCGGTAAGCGGCCAGTGGCTGGTTTGCCATAATCCACAGGTGATTGACCAGCACCAGGCTAAAGTGTATGGTAAAGCCTCGGTAGGTTCGCCGCCTATGTCGGTACCTCACTTGGATACCCGGATGATTAATGGCAAACGAGCTTTATTGTTCGGCCCGTATGCAGGCTTTTCTACCCGTTTCTTAAAACAAGGCTCATTGCTGGATTTGTTTACCTCTATTAAGCCAAGCAACATCTTCCCGATGATGAAGGCCGGTATTGATAATATTCCGCTTACCAAGTATTTGATTAGCCAGGTTACACAATCTGAGGATGACCGTTTGGCTGCCTTGCGTGACTATTTCCCGAACGCTAAAAAAGAAGATTGGGATTTAGATATTGCAGGCCAGCGCGTGCAGGTAATTAAAAAAGACCCTAAACGTGGCGGTGTGCTTGAGTTTGGTACCGAAGTGGTAACCGCTGCTGACGGTAGCATTGCAGCCTTATTGGGTGCATCTCCTGGCGCTTCAACCTCTGTATCTATCATGATACAGCTCATTGAACGCTGCTTTAAAGCGCAGGCACAAACCCCTGAATGGAAAGAAAAATTAAAACACATGATTCCGTCTTACGGACAGTCATTATCTAAAAATACCGAACTGGCCGTGCAAACACGTGAGCGTACCAGTAAGGTATTGGATTTGGTATAA
- a CDS encoding spore photoproduct lyase family protein, whose translation MELLNVLEQIDEEAKIIETVNRAGYKAWMPKRIVFTPDALDEPYGQEILKRAESLNLNIDLVKNNRITGLRGATDRETYKIAKNTLAVVNAPKSAFNLRPIPPSADWQFHLAEGCPAHCQYCYLAGSLQGPPTIRVFANLPAILENTIKYERLNQITSYEASCYTDPLSLEHITGGLAKTIEFFGSRPMSHLRFVTKFDAVNSLINLNHNGRTRFRCSLNADAVARRLEGGTPGVKARIQALRQMALPKAQGGGGYPIGVVLAPIMPIPNWEEAYIDLFEELQQALNFQTDLTFELITHRFTLGSKDILMSWYPNTSLDMEESTRSTKRNKFGGIKYVYTREQMTYMKSFFEQQIQQRFPQSKTLYWT comes from the coding sequence ATGGAGTTGTTAAACGTGCTAGAGCAGATTGATGAGGAAGCGAAAATAATAGAAACCGTTAATCGTGCAGGATATAAAGCCTGGATGCCTAAACGAATAGTTTTTACACCCGACGCCTTAGATGAGCCTTACGGTCAGGAAATACTGAAACGTGCCGAAAGTCTCAACTTAAACATAGATTTAGTTAAAAACAACCGGATAACTGGTTTGCGTGGTGCTACAGACCGCGAAACTTATAAAATAGCCAAAAATACTTTAGCTGTTGTTAACGCACCCAAAAGCGCCTTTAACTTGAGGCCCATCCCGCCCTCGGCCGATTGGCAGTTTCATTTAGCCGAAGGTTGCCCGGCGCATTGCCAATACTGTTATCTGGCCGGTAGTTTACAAGGGCCGCCAACCATCAGGGTGTTTGCCAATCTTCCGGCAATTTTAGAAAACACAATTAAATATGAGCGGCTTAATCAGATTACCTCCTATGAGGCAAGTTGCTATACCGATCCTCTCAGTCTTGAACACATCACCGGCGGTCTTGCTAAAACTATCGAGTTTTTCGGCAGCCGACCGATGAGTCATCTACGTTTTGTGACGAAGTTTGATGCGGTAAACTCATTAATCAATCTTAACCACAACGGCCGTACACGTTTTAGATGCAGTTTAAATGCTGATGCGGTGGCAAGGCGATTAGAAGGCGGCACGCCCGGTGTAAAAGCGCGTATACAGGCGTTACGGCAAATGGCCCTGCCTAAGGCGCAGGGCGGAGGCGGTTACCCAATTGGTGTGGTGCTGGCACCCATTATGCCCATTCCTAACTGGGAAGAAGCTTATATAGATTTATTTGAAGAACTGCAGCAGGCCTTGAACTTTCAAACCGACTTGACCTTTGAGTTAATTACACACCGTTTTACACTGGGGTCTAAAGATATATTGATGAGTTGGTACCCTAACACCAGTTTAGATATGGAAGAAAGTACGCGCTCAACTAAGCGTAACAAATTTGGCGGTATAAAATATGTGTATACCCGCGAGCAGATGACTTATATGAAAAGTTTTTTTGAGCAGCAGATACAGCAGCGGTTTCCACAAAGCAAAACTTTGTACTGGACGTAA